TGTTGATGAGCACGAAGTGTTGTTAAGCGATGTTGATCAGGATGGGTATGTCGATGTTATGCTTGCCGACAATGGCGTCATGTTTGTCGATACAGATGGAGACCACCAGTTCGACGTGGGCGTTCTATATGATCCAAATACGGGAAATGTAGAGCAGGTAGGCTACCTGGATCATGCTGTTGACGTTCCCCACTTGGATCATACAGACAACAACATGGCGGATACACAGGATTACGACAATAACTCCGACATGAGTGAATGGGCCGCTTAAATACAGCGTAACCCTTTGACGGTCCAACCCTTATTTCACCTTGCTCGCTCATGAATGTTCAAGAACTGACCATTGTCTGTATAAATACCAATTGTCGACGTCGGCTCACTGTTCGCGTAAAACTGCCGACGAAAGCCACAACCGTAAAATGCCCAAATTGTGGTCAGGTAAATCCATTGCCTACATTTGCCACGCCCCCTCCCATACCTGGTAGTCCCATTCCACCCCCCAACCCATCGTATGTTCGAAAGAGACCTGATGGTGTTTTCGAGGGTGGCTATCAGGCAAATCCGGGGCAACCTGCCGATGAAAGTACCTTGCTAAAGCATCAGCAGGATGATGAAACCCTCCTTCGTGATGCGAATGGGCCGAAACCCCCATTGCCAGAGATATTAGGCTGGCTGATTGTGCATGACGAGAAAACAAAAACGCAGAATTTTAATCTTAAAAAAGGATTCAACTCGGTAGGGCGTTTATCGCAGCAATCTCCTTCTGATCTGATGATTGAAACAGATGATCGATACATGAGCCGACCACACTGTACGATTGAAGTGAAAATCAGTAAAATGGGGATGGTAGAATATGTGCTTCAGGATGGGGCCGTTCAGCCAAACGGTTCCTGGAAAAACAGCCGGAATGGTACCTTCCTGAATGGGCAGGAGCCCGCTTTGCATCCTTCGGAACGCATTTATCTGAAAGACGGTGATACCATCCAGCTCGGCGAAACCAAGGTTGTCCTTAAAACTTTCCAGATGTCTGAGTCGCTGCAAAAGGCCTATCGGCAGGTTGAAGGGACCGATTACACCCGAACTATTCTATCCTTTACCTGAGTCGTCGGCTATTCTTAGAACCCCTATTTTCATGGAACTGACTATTTATCAACCTTTAGGATACTCTCAGCAGGGAGGACGTGCGAATAACGAGGACAATATCTTCCCGGCAGCCGGAAAGGCTACTCCAGATCAGAAATGGTTCATGGTTTGCGATGGTGTAGGGGGCATGTCATGGGGCGAAATTGCGAGTGCCGTGGCCGTTGAAGGCTTCAATGATTATTTCCTGAATCACCCGCAAACCATTGCTACACCTGCTTACATTGGGCAGGCTTTGGCGGATGTGCAAACAAAGTTTGACAATCAACTCACTAGCCGACCGGAGGCAAAAGGTATGGCCACAACCTTCACCTTACTTTATTTGCATCAGGCTGGGGTAACTGTAGCTCACATCGGTGACAGCCGGGTTTATCACCTGCGCGATGGGAAAATTATCTGGCGTACACAAGATCATTCGTTTGTCAACGAATTGCTCAAAGCAGGCGTTATTACGCCACAGGAGGCTAAAACGCATCCCAAACGTAATGTAATTGACAGGGCTATTCAGGGCAGTGAACGGCCTGTTTTGCCTGATGTACAGATTCTGAATGATGTACGGTCTGGCGACTATTTTTTTCTCTGTACAGATGGCGTACTTGAGCAGGTTACCGATGCCTTTCTGGAGTCGGTCCTGAGTGAATCGATTTCCAATGAGCAGAAACAGCAAAAATTAATAGCACAGTCAATCGGGCAAACGAAAGATAATTTTTCTGCTTATCTGATTCAAATTGAGACAGTTCAGGGTGAGGTTTCCTCCGAGTATCGGGTTCCTTCGCCAGCACTTTATGTGCCTGATTACAATGATACCTCCGATGACGAAGATGTAGCGGTCATTAGTATGTCGGCGAGTCCAAGTCCGCGTACAGCGCCACCCGTTCGACCACCTATGCCAGTGCTTCCGACATCCAAACCAGACAATTCTCCCCCACCAGCTTTTTCAGCGCCTAAACCTGCCAATTCACAGCCTACTCCTTCGTCTAAAATGGCGGTCTGGCAATCGTTGCTGTATGCCTTGGTCGTAACGGGCTTGCTGGCGGCTGCA
This window of the Spirosoma aerolatum genome carries:
- a CDS encoding FHA domain-containing protein; the protein is MNVQELTIVCINTNCRRRLTVRVKLPTKATTVKCPNCGQVNPLPTFATPPPIPGSPIPPPNPSYVRKRPDGVFEGGYQANPGQPADESTLLKHQQDDETLLRDANGPKPPLPEILGWLIVHDEKTKTQNFNLKKGFNSVGRLSQQSPSDLMIETDDRYMSRPHCTIEVKISKMGMVEYVLQDGAVQPNGSWKNSRNGTFLNGQEPALHPSERIYLKDGDTIQLGETKVVLKTFQMSESLQKAYRQVEGTDYTRTILSFT
- a CDS encoding protein phosphatase 2C domain-containing protein, with the translated sequence MELTIYQPLGYSQQGGRANNEDNIFPAAGKATPDQKWFMVCDGVGGMSWGEIASAVAVEGFNDYFLNHPQTIATPAYIGQALADVQTKFDNQLTSRPEAKGMATTFTLLYLHQAGVTVAHIGDSRVYHLRDGKIIWRTQDHSFVNELLKAGVITPQEAKTHPKRNVIDRAIQGSERPVLPDVQILNDVRSGDYFFLCTDGVLEQVTDAFLESVLSESISNEQKQQKLIAQSIGQTKDNFSAYLIQIETVQGEVSSEYRVPSPALYVPDYNDTSDDEDVAVISMSASPSPRTAPPVRPPMPVLPTSKPDNSPPPAFSAPKPANSQPTPSSKMAVWQSLLYALVVTGLLAAAWLLFGPDKDAAVPSSDAKSPNKHSRKNNEGISPGNSGTGDTKEAIDKVDDALNKTQDLAEAMDNNRKPSADEPIKLVADKLFKKKVDDGWVLVDENNNTINHNVYQNIKKPGKDSGIMAVQASGTNKWGYIDSEGKEIIDCRFDQAEDFKGDKAKVREGKDTYDIDKTGKRLNSSQAGPSSAKPSKQTGAQPSDHQ